The uncultured Celeribacter sp. genome includes the window CGGCCAGATTGTCGCCGCCGCTTTCGATCAGGATCACATCGAGATCTGGAAAGTTTGCCGTCAGATCGGCCACTGCAGCGAGATTGATCGAGGCATCTTCGCGGATCGCCGTATGCGGACAGCCGCCGGTTTCAACGCCGCGAATGCGCTCCATCGGCAGGATCTGCTGGCGCATCAGCGCCTCGGCGTCCTCGCGGGTGTAGATGTCATTGGTGATCACCGCGATCGAATATTTTTCGGACAACGCTTTCGCGAGCGCACCGGTCAGCGTCGTTTTGCCCGCGCCCACGGGGCCGCCGATTCCAACGCGCAAAGGTCCGTTTGGGGATACCATGTCCTGCTCTCCTGTCTCTGTGGTCTCAGGTTTTAAAAATACGCACGTCCATGTCCTCATGCCGGGCAGATCCCAGATCTGCGGCAAAGGCCCCCGTGCTGAGGGTGTCCGGGCTGGCTGTCACGGCCTGGGCCACCAGTTCTTCGATCGCGTCATGCAGATTGGACAGAACACGCTGCCCCGCTGCCTGGCCGAGCGGCACGAAACGCACCCCGGCAGATACGAGGTTGGAGGTAAAACTGTGCAAATACAACGAAATCACCGTGCGCGGCGACAGATCCAGATCGCGGGCCGCGACCCCGACCGCCACCGGCAAGGCCCGCGGCGGGGCCTCTACCCCGCCCATCTGCGCCACGGTCTTTGCGAAGGCCGTCCCCTGTTCAAAGGTTTCCGCCCAGCGTTCGCGCGTGGCCGCCAGCGCCTCGGCCAGCGCAGCCATCTCATCAGCATCCGCGCCCTGAAGCGTCATCGACAGCAGCCAGGCATCAATCTTGCCGCCACCCTTGGTCAGGGTCAGGCGCAGCCAGTCTTCCAGAGCATCGGCGTCGGACACCATCTCCTCTGCGATCGCCAATTCCAAAGCATGCGAATAAGCAAAAGATCCCAGCGGAAAGGCCGGAGAAAGCCATTGGGTCAGCGTCAGAAGGCTGCGGTCAGTCATGATGGTGGGGGTGATGCCCGTGGTCGTGATCATGGCTGTGGTCATGGTCGTGGTGATGATCATGATCATGAGAATGCCCGTGCTCGTGCGAATGGCCGTGGCTGTGGCCATGACTGTGACCGTGATCATGCCCCATCGTGCGCCCATGCCCATAGGCCCCGCCCTCGGGGGTGAACGGGGCAATGATCTCGCTCACTGTCGCGCCCAGCTGTTCCAGCATCGCCCTGAGCACCGGATCGCGCTGTATCACCAGACGATCCGCCGCGATTTCACAGGGCGTATGACGGTTGCCGATGTGCCAGGCATACCGCGTCACCGTGTCCCCCGTGACCTGCAGCAGCTCTTCTTCTGCCGCCACAACGCCAATCACGCGCCCGTCTTCCAGACGAAACCCATCGCCTTCAGCCACGGAAACGGTCTGCGGCAGGTCGATAAAGAATGCCTCTCCGCCCTTCGTGGTCAGCTTCTTGCGACGCAGCAACCGCTGATCATAGGTCAGCGCCACCGTATCCGTTGCCTCTGCCGCCCCGGCGGCCACGACGTCAAACGCCTTTTGCGTGCTCATCGCGTCAACTCCTTCAGTCTTTCGTCTTCCACACCTGCCACACATTGTCTGTCATCGACAGGCAAAAGCGGGGCAATTACACGCCCCCCGCGCATATTCTCTCGGCCCGCCGTTTCCTCAGAACAGGAAATAGCGCTGCGCCATCGGCAGCTCCTTTGCGGGCGCGCAGGTCAGCAACTCGCCATTGGCGCGCACCTCGTAGGTTTCCGGGTTCACCTCGATCTCGGGCGTGGCATTGTTCATCACCATGGACGATTTGCCGATGTTGCGGGTGTTTTCGACGGCAACGGTCTCCTTGGCCAGCCCAAGCGATTTGCCAAGCCCGTTGGCCTGCGCCGCCTGCGACACGAACAGAACGGCAGAGTTTTCCACCGACCGGCCCATCGAGCCGAACATTGGGCGGGTGTAGACCGGTTGCGGCGTCGGGATGGACGCATTCGGATCGCCCATCTGCGCCACGGCAATTGAGCCACCGAGCAGCACCATTTCGGGCTTCACGCCGAAAAACGCCGGGGACCAGACCACAAGGTCGGCGCGTTTGCCCACCTCGATCGAGCCGATCTGTGTCGACATACCATGGGCAATTGCCGGGTTGATAGTGTATTTCGCGACATAGCGTTTTGCGCGCAAATTATCGTTGTCACCGGTTTCCTCAGGCAGACGTCCGCGCTGTTTCTTCATCTTGTCAGCGGTCTGCCATGTGCGGATGATCACCTCACCAACACGACCCATGGCCTGACTGTCCGAGGAAATCACCGAGAAGGCGCCCATGTCATGCAGGATGTCTT containing:
- a CDS encoding urease accessory UreF family protein; translated protein: MTDRSLLTLTQWLSPAFPLGSFAYSHALELAIAEEMVSDADALEDWLRLTLTKGGGKIDAWLLSMTLQGADADEMAALAEALAATRERWAETFEQGTAFAKTVAQMGGVEAPPRALPVAVGVAARDLDLSPRTVISLYLHSFTSNLVSAGVRFVPLGQAAGQRVLSNLHDAIEELVAQAVTASPDTLSTGAFAADLGSARHEDMDVRIFKT
- the ureG gene encoding urease accessory protein UreG; the protein is MVSPNGPLRVGIGGPVGAGKTTLTGALAKALSEKYSIAVITNDIYTREDAEALMRQQILPMERIRGVETGGCPHTAIREDASINLAAVADLTANFPDLDVILIESGGDNLAATFSPELADLTIYVIDTAAGQDIPRKRGPGVTRSDLLVVNKVDLAPYVGVDRELLESDTKRARGQGAYVMAALRNGEGTEAIARFVEEEGGLA
- a CDS encoding urease accessory protein UreE yields the protein MSTQKAFDVVAAGAAEATDTVALTYDQRLLRRKKLTTKGGEAFFIDLPQTVSVAEGDGFRLEDGRVIGVVAAEEELLQVTGDTVTRYAWHIGNRHTPCEIAADRLVIQRDPVLRAMLEQLGATVSEIIAPFTPEGGAYGHGRTMGHDHGHSHGHSHGHSHEHGHSHDHDHHHDHDHSHDHDHGHHPHHHD